Part of the Undibacter mobilis genome is shown below.
CCATATCCCCTGAATGTTAAAGCTGGGCTTTGATAGCGGGGGTACATGGCGCTGAACCGACCGGGATACGTCCGAACGTTTCCGGAGACGCTGATTTTATGTCGAAAGATGTCTGGTTGGCCTGTGGAGAGGCTTCGTTACAAAATTGAGTGCGCATCGGCTGGCGAAGCCGCCGGGCCATAGAAGTATCGCGTGGATTTGCTAAGCAGATTCGGGGCCTGGTGCGACCGGTAGCCTGACGATTTGAACCAGGCCGCGCAGCGCGCCGTTCTCGATGATAAGGCTGCCGCCGGAGCGCTGAACGATCTCATGAGCGATCGTCAGTCCAAGCCCGGCGCCATCGATTTCCTTCGTGCGTGCGGGGTGAACACGGAAGAACGGTTCGAATACCCGACCGAGCAACTCCGGTGGAATGCCGGGGCCATCATCGTCGATCGTGACCGTCGCGTCCGTAGGCGTAACCTTGATGGCGATGCGGGCCCGCTTGCCGTGCGTGGCTGCATTGATGATCAGATTGCGAAACGCACGGTTGAGGCCGACGCGATCGGCGCGAACGACCGCGGCGGCGTTGCAAGTCAATGTAACGTCGTATGACATGGCGCTCAGATCGCTCGCAAGCTCGGCAATAAGCCTGTCGAGCTCCACATACTCCGGTTTCGATCTTCCGGACTCTTCCCGCACAAGCTGAATGGCGCTGTCTGCGATTCTTGCCAGTTCGTCGATATCATTCAGCCACATTGCGCGGTCGTCTGTGTTCTCGACGAATTCGGCGCGGAGACGCATGCGGGTAATGGGTGTCCGCAGGTCGTGTCCGGCGGCCGCGACGAGACGCATTCGGCTTTCCATCGCCGTTTTGAGGCGTGAGCTCAGAGAATTGAGGGCCCTTGCGGCGACGCGAACCTCGGCGGGGCCCGACACCGGGAGTTCCGGTAGCAAGGCGTCAGGTCCGACCGACTCGATCGCCTTCTCAAGAAGAACGAGAGGTTTAACCATCCGGTTGGCGACGAATATCGCGACTGCTGTTGCGCCGAATGTGAAGATCGA
Proteins encoded:
- a CDS encoding sensor histidine kinase, which codes for MNTLRVKLAILIAASIVSVTCILTAVLIYVFNPPDGQQAVKPLVEQIELLSQVAKVAPALVPIANVPATGAIDDDLTSRLREALKARGTPRNVVVSREGDAPLLSIPADQGWIIMQIPDLPPQGGVFNLLLVWLSIFTFGATAVAIFVANRMVKPLVLLEKAIESVGPDALLPELPVSGPAEVRVAARALNSLSSRLKTAMESRMRLVAAAGHDLRTPITRMRLRAEFVENTDDRAMWLNDIDELARIADSAIQLVREESGRSKPEYVELDRLIAELASDLSAMSYDVTLTCNAAAVVRADRVGLNRAFRNLIINAATHGKRARIAIKVTPTDATVTIDDDGPGIPPELLGRVFEPFFRVHPARTKEIDGAGLGLTIAHEIVQRSGGSLIIENGALRGLVQIVRLPVAPGPESA